A single Paenibacillus kribbensis DNA region contains:
- the dusB gene encoding tRNA dihydrouridine synthase DusB, producing MLKIGGIEMKNQVVLAPMAGVCNPAFRLIAKEFGTGLVCAEMVSDKAIIHGNKRTREMLFVDEREKPLSLQIFGGDRESLVEAAKVVDQETNADIIDINMGCPVPKVTKCDAGARWLLDPNKIYEMVSAVVESVSKPVTVKMRIGWDSEHIYAVENARAVERAGGQAVSVHGRTREQLYTGHANWDIIKEVKEAVSIPVIGNGDVASPEDARRMLDLTNCDGVMIGRGALGNPWMLYRTIEYLQTGKLLPDPSPEEKIRIAILHMDRLVSLKGEAVAVREMRKHLAWYLKGLKGSARIKDVIMEETKRDDMVRILDQFVSQLHMVENDEPSTGAASPAAVAQ from the coding sequence ATGTTGAAAATCGGCGGTATTGAAATGAAAAACCAGGTTGTGCTGGCTCCGATGGCGGGCGTGTGCAACCCTGCCTTTCGCCTGATTGCCAAGGAATTCGGCACAGGTCTGGTATGTGCGGAAATGGTTAGTGATAAGGCGATTATTCACGGGAATAAACGTACGCGTGAGATGCTGTTTGTGGATGAGCGTGAGAAGCCGCTTAGCCTGCAAATTTTCGGGGGAGACCGTGAGTCCTTGGTGGAGGCAGCGAAGGTCGTAGATCAGGAGACGAACGCGGATATTATTGACATTAATATGGGCTGCCCGGTTCCCAAGGTGACCAAATGTGATGCAGGTGCCCGTTGGCTGCTTGATCCAAATAAGATTTATGAAATGGTATCTGCTGTCGTGGAGTCCGTAAGCAAGCCGGTGACGGTGAAAATGCGCATCGGTTGGGATAGCGAGCATATTTATGCCGTAGAGAACGCCCGCGCCGTAGAACGGGCTGGAGGTCAGGCCGTTAGCGTGCATGGCCGCACACGGGAACAGCTGTATACGGGGCATGCGAACTGGGATATTATAAAAGAGGTTAAAGAAGCAGTTTCCATCCCTGTAATTGGGAATGGTGACGTGGCATCACCGGAAGATGCCCGCCGCATGCTGGATCTGACCAATTGTGATGGCGTGATGATCGGACGCGGCGCTCTGGGGAACCCGTGGATGCTGTACCGTACGATTGAATATTTGCAAACAGGTAAGCTTTTGCCTGATCCATCACCGGAAGAAAAAATCCGTATTGCTATTCTGCACATGGATCGTCTGGTGTCACTGAAAGGTGAAGCCGTGGCCGTCCGCGAAATGCGCAAGCATCTGGCGTGGTACCTTAAAGGACTAAAAGGCTCTGCGCGCATTAAGGACGTCATTATGGAAGAAACCAAACGTGATGATATGGTGCGTATTTTGGATCAATTTGTATCTCAATTGCACATGGTAGAAAACGATGAGCCTTCTACAGGCGCTGCTTCTCCTGCCGCTGTTGCGCAATAA
- the folP gene encoding dihydropteroate synthase, giving the protein MNIPTLYQRSYRMGNAELTLGQATQIMGILNVTPDSFSDGGKYHSPELAVSHALKLVEDGADVIDIGGESTRPGHEPVGVEEELARVIPVIQAIHRTAPHIPLSVDTYKAEVARQALEAGAHIINDVWGFKADPDMARVAAEFDCPVILMHNRHDRNYSDLVSDMLADLKESISLALDAGVREEQIILDPGIGFAKDYDENIHAMTSLDTLSQLGFPLLLATSRKRFIRTALDLPVDDVVEGTAATVAFGIAQGCQMVRVHDVAQIKRTVRMCDAMVYGSKNPLSYDG; this is encoded by the coding sequence GTGAACATACCAACTCTTTATCAACGCAGCTATCGCATGGGGAATGCTGAGCTTACGCTCGGACAAGCCACACAGATCATGGGTATACTGAACGTGACGCCGGATTCATTTTCCGATGGGGGAAAGTATCATAGTCCGGAGCTGGCTGTTTCACATGCCTTAAAGCTGGTGGAGGATGGAGCCGATGTGATTGACATTGGCGGAGAATCTACACGTCCGGGTCATGAACCGGTAGGTGTGGAAGAGGAGCTGGCCCGGGTCATTCCGGTCATCCAGGCAATCCATCGCACCGCACCGCACATTCCGTTGTCTGTGGATACTTACAAAGCCGAGGTCGCCCGGCAGGCACTTGAAGCGGGGGCCCATATCATTAATGATGTGTGGGGGTTTAAGGCAGACCCTGACATGGCACGTGTCGCTGCAGAGTTCGATTGTCCAGTCATTTTGATGCACAATCGTCATGATCGCAACTATAGCGATTTGGTATCCGATATGCTGGCTGATTTAAAAGAAAGCATCAGCTTGGCACTGGATGCAGGTGTACGCGAGGAACAGATCATTTTGGACCCAGGCATCGGCTTTGCCAAGGATTACGATGAAAATATTCATGCCATGACTTCTCTCGATACATTGAGTCAGCTAGGCTTTCCGCTATTGTTGGCTACGTCGCGCAAAAGATTTATCCGTACAGCACTCGATTTGCCTGTGGATGATGTGGTGGAGGGTACAGCGGCTACGGTTGCCTTTGGCATTGCTCAAGGTTGCCAGATGGTGCGTGTACACGATGTGGCGCAAATCAAGCGCACGGTACGTATGTGTGATGCGATGGTGTACGGGTCTAAAAATCCACTGAGTTATGACGGGTAA
- a CDS encoding anthranilate synthase component I family protein, which translates to MKSTARVTAAQWEVWQEEGWSILPYIAEYQLPVGGLPLSWRKAWEDASPYAFLLESGKGGRYTYLGLNPVAILEGKGEHAVWTDLQNGEHGDIYGQPLTVMNDWIAPYRAPHIPGLPFFTGGFAGYLGYDVARSLERLPIRAADDTDIPDYVWMRVNELWIYDHEKSCVYCAVHLPTPVPAEADSKADLADQVALAEQNNIICEYYAEAVRRAERMLTQWEKIMDAGEADPAYSRRCTRLAEAELSAVHQESEGWETAFNQTDFEHAVKRVQEYIAQGDVFQVNLSIRQQRTLAASPEDIYEWLRLLNPSPYMGMLRMLDLQIVSGSPELLVKLEDGRVSARPIAGTRRRGLTPDEDAAMAAELLSSEKERAEHIMLVDLERNDIGRIAEYGSVHVPELLTVEYYSHVMHLVSQVEGKLAPGRTAIDVIAATFPGGTITGAPKVRTMEIIEELEPVRRGPYTGSLGWIDYNGNMELNIIIRTLAVKGSTAYLQTGAGIVIDSDPYREYRECRNKARAVMKAVQCGEEEAALNKSGILGG; encoded by the coding sequence ATGAAATCGACAGCTAGAGTGACGGCCGCGCAGTGGGAGGTTTGGCAGGAAGAAGGCTGGAGTATACTTCCTTATATTGCCGAGTATCAGTTGCCCGTAGGCGGTTTGCCGTTATCATGGCGCAAGGCATGGGAGGATGCATCGCCATATGCCTTCTTGCTGGAGAGCGGTAAAGGCGGGAGATATACCTATCTGGGCCTAAATCCGGTTGCCATATTGGAAGGCAAGGGAGAACATGCAGTTTGGACGGACCTGCAAAATGGGGAGCATGGCGATATATATGGTCAACCTCTGACCGTTATGAACGACTGGATCGCCCCCTACCGCGCGCCTCATATACCTGGCCTGCCTTTTTTCACTGGAGGATTCGCGGGTTATCTGGGCTACGATGTAGCTCGCTCGCTGGAGCGTTTGCCTATTCGGGCCGCGGATGATACAGACATCCCTGATTATGTGTGGATGAGAGTGAATGAGCTATGGATTTATGATCATGAAAAATCTTGCGTATATTGTGCCGTTCACTTGCCCACTCCTGTCCCTGCTGAAGCTGATAGCAAGGCCGATCTTGCTGATCAGGTTGCGCTAGCTGAGCAAAATAACATAATTTGCGAGTATTATGCGGAAGCTGTTCGTCGAGCAGAACGGATGTTGACTCAGTGGGAGAAAATCATGGATGCCGGAGAGGCTGATCCAGCGTATTCTCGTCGTTGTACAAGGCTTGCCGAAGCGGAGCTGTCAGCTGTTCATCAAGAATCCGAAGGTTGGGAAACCGCATTCAACCAAACCGATTTTGAACATGCCGTGAAACGTGTACAGGAATATATCGCACAGGGTGACGTATTTCAGGTTAACCTGTCGATTCGCCAGCAACGTACGCTTGCAGCCAGCCCTGAAGATATATATGAATGGCTGCGTCTATTGAATCCTTCTCCTTATATGGGGATGCTGCGTATGCTGGATTTACAGATCGTCAGTGGCTCTCCAGAGCTGCTGGTGAAGCTGGAGGATGGACGTGTCAGCGCACGACCTATTGCAGGTACGAGGAGAAGAGGGCTGACACCGGATGAGGATGCCGCTATGGCTGCCGAATTGTTGTCGAGTGAAAAAGAACGTGCCGAGCACATTATGCTCGTTGATTTGGAACGTAACGATATCGGACGGATTGCCGAATATGGCTCGGTACATGTACCTGAGCTGCTGACTGTCGAATATTATTCGCATGTGATGCACCTGGTTTCTCAGGTTGAAGGCAAATTAGCCCCCGGTCGTACGGCTATAGATGTGATTGCCGCTACCTTCCCGGGCGGGACCATTACCGGAGCACCCAAGGTGCGCACGATGGAAATCATTGAAGAATTAGAGCCTGTCCGTCGAGGTCCTTATACAGGATCGCTTGGATGGATTGACTATAACGGGAATATGGAATTAAATATTATAATAAGAACACTAGCTGTCAAAGGCAGCACTGCCTATTTACAGACAGGCGCGGGTATCGTTATTGATTCAGACCCGTACAGGGAATATCGGGAATGTCGGAACAAGGCCAGAGCTGTCATGAAGGCGGTACAATGTGGTGAAGAAGAAGCTGCTTTGAACAAGAGCGGTATCCTAGGAGGGTGA
- the folK gene encoding 2-amino-4-hydroxy-6-hydroxymethyldihydropteridine diphosphokinase, which translates to MNAHSTSEASEAYIALGANLGEREHTLYEAITALDEHPGIRVLRCSSLYETEPVGYLDQPSFLNMTAAVATTLAPEELLAFMLEVESRLGRVRHIPNGPRTIDLDLLWMEAAQLVTPDLELPHPRMLERAFVLVPLADIVPNQDPSGLYSIVHTALNSLDGKDGIQLWKTCSWRNGSAPSESLKD; encoded by the coding sequence ATGAACGCACATTCGACCTCTGAGGCATCAGAGGCTTATATTGCTTTAGGGGCTAATTTGGGGGAGCGCGAGCATACCCTGTATGAAGCCATCACGGCGCTGGACGAACATCCGGGTATACGGGTGCTGCGCTGCTCCAGCTTGTACGAGACAGAACCTGTCGGGTATCTGGATCAGCCTTCTTTTTTGAATATGACGGCAGCCGTAGCTACAACACTTGCTCCCGAGGAGCTTCTGGCTTTTATGCTGGAGGTGGAAAGTCGTCTGGGTAGAGTAAGGCATATTCCTAACGGTCCGCGTACGATTGATCTGGACTTGTTATGGATGGAAGCCGCACAGCTGGTTACACCGGATTTGGAACTTCCTCATCCCCGCATGTTGGAGCGTGCTTTTGTGCTTGTGCCATTGGCTGACATCGTTCCGAACCAAGATCCATCCGGTCTGTACAGTATCGTGCATACTGCATTGAATTCATTGGATGGAAAGGATGGCATACAACTTTGGAAAACATGCAGCTGGCGCAACGGCTCCGCGCCTTCCGAAAGCTTAAAGGATTGA
- the pabA gene encoding aminodeoxychorismate/anthranilate synthase component II, with product MILVIDNYDSFTYNLVQYLGELGEEVTVKRNDEIDVKGIEELAPEHILISPGPCTPNEAGISLDVIRHFKGRIPIFGVCLGHQAIGQAFGGKVIRAERLMHGKTSPILHHNNSVFEGLPSPFTATRYHSLLVERESLPECLEITAETAEGEIMGLRHKEFAVEGVQFHPESIITDYGHQLLRNFLKRKVGV from the coding sequence ATGATTTTGGTGATTGATAATTATGATTCGTTTACGTACAATCTTGTTCAATATTTGGGTGAGCTCGGCGAAGAAGTAACCGTAAAGCGGAATGATGAGATTGATGTGAAAGGCATAGAAGAGCTGGCACCAGAGCATATTTTGATCTCGCCGGGTCCATGCACACCGAACGAGGCGGGAATATCATTGGATGTGATCCGTCATTTTAAAGGTCGTATCCCGATTTTCGGCGTATGCCTCGGCCACCAGGCCATTGGACAGGCTTTTGGTGGTAAGGTGATCCGGGCTGAACGGCTCATGCACGGTAAAACATCACCAATTCTCCATCACAATAATTCGGTATTCGAAGGCTTGCCATCCCCGTTCACAGCGACCCGGTATCATTCGCTGCTGGTGGAGCGCGAGAGCCTGCCTGAATGTCTAGAGATTACCGCTGAAACCGCAGAAGGTGAAATTATGGGTTTGCGGCATAAAGAATTCGCCGTAGAAGGAGTCCAGTTCCATCCCGAATCCATTATTACCGACTACGGGCATCAACTGTTGCGCAATTTCCTAAAACGTAAGGTAGGCGTCTGA
- the folB gene encoding dihydroneopterin aldolase, giving the protein MDKMVLHRMEYYGYHGVFPEERKLGQRFYIDLELELDLREAGEQDALDKTVNYAEVHYTVKDIVEKESYQLIEALGERIASSLLDTYTSVNALTVKVTKPHPPFDIHFEGVTVELYRARK; this is encoded by the coding sequence ATGGATAAAATGGTTTTGCATCGTATGGAGTATTACGGATATCACGGCGTTTTTCCCGAGGAACGTAAGCTGGGACAGCGTTTCTACATTGATTTGGAATTGGAGCTTGATCTGCGTGAGGCGGGCGAGCAGGATGCATTGGACAAAACGGTAAATTACGCTGAGGTGCATTACACCGTTAAAGATATTGTAGAAAAGGAATCTTACCAATTGATTGAAGCTTTGGGCGAACGTATTGCATCTTCTCTACTGGACACTTATACTAGTGTAAATGCACTGACTGTCAAAGTCACAAAGCCGCATCCGCCGTTTGATATTCATTTTGAGGGCGTGACGGTTGAGCTTTATCGCGCAAGAAAGTAG
- a CDS encoding helix-turn-helix domain-containing protein: MENMQLAQRLRAFRKLKGLTQQELAKRTGISLAVLGAVERGNRSLEPDMLSIIAQTLEIEVRELTE, translated from the coding sequence TTGGAAAACATGCAGCTGGCGCAACGGCTCCGCGCCTTCCGAAAGCTTAAAGGATTGACACAGCAGGAGTTGGCTAAACGAACCGGCATATCCTTGGCCGTATTGGGTGCTGTGGAGCGAGGCAATCGTTCGTTGGAGCCTGACATGTTGAGCATTATTGCCCAAACGCTAGAAATTGAAGTCCGGGAACTGACGGAATAA
- a CDS encoding aminotransferase class IV — translation MKYIGVNGVLTEAAKAVIHVSDHGFLYGMGLFETFRTYKGVPFLLDRHLHRLAEGCRMLGIPFQPDEERLTRQIQGLMVANGLGEAYIRYTVSAGEEVLGLPSGDYTRPNHILFAKPLPSANTQVGGSAPPSALQLLRTPRNTPEGEIRLKSLHYMNNILAKRELQQYAAAVQYKAEGMMLAANGFLAEGMVSNLFFVQHGTLYTPDLSTGILPGITRELILELAEAQGIPYEQGLYRWDELQQADEIFMTNSIQEIRPVHLLLEPDGTMHHVPDSLAQSGSITGLLLRDYRQKAGIK, via the coding sequence ATGAAATATATCGGAGTCAACGGCGTCCTCACGGAAGCCGCAAAAGCCGTGATTCACGTAAGTGATCACGGCTTTTTATACGGGATGGGCTTGTTTGAAACGTTTCGCACCTACAAAGGTGTTCCATTTTTACTGGATCGGCACCTGCATAGACTGGCGGAAGGGTGCCGCATGCTCGGCATTCCTTTTCAACCGGACGAGGAGCGGCTTACGAGACAAATCCAGGGTCTGATGGTGGCAAATGGACTGGGCGAAGCCTATATCCGCTACACCGTATCGGCGGGTGAAGAGGTGCTAGGCTTGCCATCCGGTGACTACACGCGGCCTAACCATATTTTGTTCGCCAAGCCATTGCCTTCTGCAAATACACAGGTCGGGGGATCGGCCCCCCCATCGGCGCTTCAACTGCTGCGAACCCCGAGAAACACACCAGAGGGTGAGATTCGTTTAAAATCACTCCATTATATGAACAATATTCTTGCAAAACGTGAGCTTCAGCAGTACGCCGCAGCCGTCCAGTATAAGGCCGAAGGCATGATGCTTGCAGCCAATGGTTTTCTGGCAGAGGGGATGGTCAGCAACCTGTTTTTTGTGCAACATGGTACGCTGTATACGCCGGACCTGTCTACAGGCATTCTGCCAGGCATTACACGCGAGCTTATTTTGGAGCTGGCAGAAGCACAAGGCATTCCCTATGAGCAAGGATTATACCGCTGGGATGAGTTGCAGCAGGCTGATGAAATTTTTATGACCAACTCCATACAGGAAATACGGCCTGTCCATCTGCTGCTGGAGCCGGACGGAACGATGCACCACGTACCGGATTCCTTGGCACAGAGCGGGTCCATAACAGGCTTGCTGTTGCGCGATTATAGACAGAAAGCAGGGATCAAGTGA